From a region of the Actinomadura luzonensis genome:
- a CDS encoding NUDIX hydrolase — protein sequence MTSTERHDAEVREAVVREAVVREKVAWVLVRDHQVLMTRCHGREVFYFPGGMREPGESDAQTLVREIDEELRTAIDPATMVLFGTFEVPPDRPGRSAFRMICYTAGHQGPLTPAREIAEKAWLGYADRHRVSPVDSLVFQSLYDGGLLR from the coding sequence ATGACGAGCACGGAGCGGCACGACGCCGAGGTCCGGGAGGCTGTGGTCCGGGAGGCTGTGGTCCGGGAGAAGGTGGCCTGGGTCCTCGTCCGCGACCACCAGGTGCTGATGACCCGCTGCCACGGCCGGGAGGTGTTCTACTTCCCCGGCGGGATGCGCGAGCCCGGCGAGTCGGACGCCCAGACCCTGGTCAGGGAGATCGACGAGGAGCTGCGGACGGCGATCGACCCGGCGACCATGGTGTTGTTCGGCACCTTCGAGGTCCCGCCCGACCGGCCGGGGCGGTCGGCCTTCCGGATGATCTGCTACACCGCCGGCCACCAGGGCCCGCTGACGCCGGCCAGGGAGATCGCCGAGAAGGCCTGGCTCGGGTACGCCGACCGGCACCGGGTGTCCCCCGTGGACTCCCTCGTCTTCCAGTCCCTGTACGACGGCGGCCTGCTGCGGTGA